In a genomic window of Pontibacter liquoris:
- a CDS encoding porin, with protein sequence MVRLYISAILLLISSICQAQAPEAKPEEKPYLKLGGAVRFNYNLSTWKQDQLDRGGDFGFDMFRINVESAYKGIKLNAEFRHYSQAFGGSFLKQAWFQYDFSEKSQLQVGLNQVPFGIQQYNSNNWFFNITYYVGFEDDHDMGVKYIHDTGRWQWQAAYYKSAEEFVFALTDPSPNRYSYDVTGRNKENNQLDFKVIGRLGDSLAHELGVSLQGGLLYNLDTGQNGTRYAGALHYEYKTDHSPWNIKLQAMLYRFQPKYPAEANLNFLEMGAYGANYNVANKGEIYTASIAYHIPLQTRLVQSIDVYNNYGFYNKRINSYENAHMNVLGALFTAGPMYIYTDAAFGYNHPWLGPEWTNALAAGTPGDTRWHMRFNINMGYYF encoded by the coding sequence ATGGTAAGATTATATATCTCCGCGATTCTTCTCCTGATCAGTAGTATATGCCAGGCACAAGCCCCCGAAGCGAAGCCGGAGGAGAAGCCCTACCTGAAGCTGGGTGGTGCCGTGCGCTTTAACTATAATCTCTCTACCTGGAAGCAGGACCAATTGGACCGTGGCGGTGATTTTGGCTTTGACATGTTCCGCATCAATGTAGAATCCGCCTACAAAGGCATCAAGCTCAACGCAGAGTTCCGCCACTACTCCCAGGCTTTCGGCGGCTCATTCCTAAAACAAGCGTGGTTCCAGTATGATTTTTCAGAGAAATCGCAGCTACAGGTCGGGCTGAATCAGGTGCCCTTTGGTATTCAGCAATACAACTCCAACAACTGGTTCTTTAACATTACCTATTATGTTGGCTTTGAGGACGACCATGACATGGGGGTAAAGTATATTCACGACACCGGCCGCTGGCAGTGGCAGGCGGCCTACTATAAAAGCGCGGAGGAATTTGTCTTTGCGTTGACTGACCCCAGCCCCAACCGCTATTCTTACGATGTAACCGGGCGAAACAAGGAAAACAACCAGCTCGACTTTAAAGTAATAGGGCGCCTGGGAGATAGCCTGGCCCATGAACTGGGGGTTTCGCTGCAGGGCGGGCTGCTCTACAACCTCGACACAGGGCAAAACGGCACCCGCTACGCCGGGGCCCTGCACTATGAGTACAAAACCGACCACAGCCCCTGGAACATCAAGCTGCAAGCCATGCTCTACCGTTTTCAACCTAAGTATCCTGCCGAAGCTAACCTAAACTTTCTGGAAATGGGCGCTTACGGGGCCAACTACAACGTAGCCAACAAAGGAGAAATTTATACGGCAAGTATCGCCTACCATATTCCTTTGCAAACCCGCCTCGTACAAAGTATAGATGTTTACAACAACTACGGCTTTTACAACAAGCGTATCAACAGTTACGAAAATGCCCATATGAATGTACTTGGTGCGCTCTTTACCGCCGGCCCCATGTATATCTACACCGACGCTGCTTTCGGATACAATCACCCCTGGCTGGGCCCCGAATGGACGAATGCCCTGGCTGCAGGCACACCCGGCGACACCAGATGGCACATGCGCTTCAACATTAACATGGGGTACTATTTCTAA
- a CDS encoding BCCT family transporter yields the protein MSKIKSDTKKSFGLDVNGPVFWSSIVFLVVSIALVLIFRKDAEEFFSATQAAITSSMGWLFILSVNIFVAYCLYMAFSRFGKIRLGGKDAKPEFTTSAWFAMLFSAGMGIGLLFWSIAEPINHFQTPPLGEPGTPAAARQAMNFTFLHWGLHAWAIYALVALALAFFTYNRQLPLTVRSAFYPFLGERIHGVVGHVIDILAVIATLFGLATSLGLGVQQVGAGLHHVFPAIVNDITTQIILIIVITGIATISVVTGVDKGVRILSEWNIRVALFILVAVMVLGPTVFILGSYVQNTGSYIGNFMQLSFWNEAYSTRNWQGSWTVFYWAWWISWAPFVGIFIARVSKGRTIKEFILGVLIAPSLLCFLWMTAFGSTALRYTLAGDPTIANAVAADMSTALFVFFEQLPFSTTLSVIGVILVAGFFVTSSDSGSLVVVSLTSGGKLNPPVGIRIFWALAGGAIAAVLLIGGGLQALQTAVIITGLPFAIILLLMCISLYRGLSEEADEEERLGKAQQRKAYQQLLAEMLAKRARKQDARTAESIKDTPILPKSPNPDEL from the coding sequence ATGAGTAAAATAAAAAGTGATACAAAGAAATCGTTTGGTCTGGATGTAAACGGCCCTGTGTTCTGGTCATCCATCGTGTTCCTGGTAGTAAGCATTGCCCTTGTACTTATTTTCAGGAAGGATGCGGAGGAGTTTTTCAGCGCCACCCAGGCAGCCATTACATCCAGCATGGGCTGGCTGTTCATCCTCAGCGTTAACATCTTTGTAGCGTACTGCCTGTACATGGCTTTCAGCCGGTTTGGCAAAATAAGATTGGGTGGCAAAGATGCCAAACCGGAGTTCACCACCTCGGCCTGGTTTGCCATGCTCTTTAGCGCCGGTATGGGCATAGGCCTGCTGTTCTGGAGCATTGCTGAGCCGATCAACCACTTCCAGACGCCTCCGCTGGGGGAGCCCGGCACACCTGCCGCCGCCCGGCAGGCCATGAACTTCACGTTCCTGCATTGGGGGCTGCATGCCTGGGCTATTTATGCGCTGGTAGCATTGGCACTGGCCTTCTTTACCTATAACCGGCAGCTGCCACTTACCGTGCGTTCAGCCTTCTACCCTTTTCTGGGAGAGCGCATCCATGGCGTGGTGGGGCATGTGATCGATATTCTGGCTGTGATCGCGACGCTTTTCGGACTAGCCACTTCGCTGGGGCTGGGTGTGCAACAGGTAGGCGCTGGGTTACACCACGTATTTCCCGCCATTGTGAACGATATCACCACCCAAATCATTCTTATAATTGTGATTACCGGCATTGCAACAATATCGGTCGTAACAGGGGTAGACAAAGGGGTGCGAATCCTGAGCGAATGGAACATCCGGGTGGCGCTGTTTATACTGGTGGCCGTGATGGTGCTGGGTCCGACTGTTTTTATACTTGGCTCCTACGTGCAGAACACCGGTTCCTACATCGGCAACTTCATGCAGCTCTCGTTCTGGAACGAGGCCTACTCCACCCGAAACTGGCAAGGTTCCTGGACGGTGTTTTACTGGGCCTGGTGGATTTCCTGGGCGCCGTTTGTGGGCATTTTTATTGCCCGGGTTTCCAAAGGGCGAACCATCAAGGAATTTATACTTGGCGTGCTCATCGCCCCCTCCCTGCTCTGCTTCCTGTGGATGACGGCCTTTGGCAGCACTGCCCTGCGATACACCCTGGCCGGCGATCCCACCATTGCAAATGCCGTCGCAGCCGATATGTCCACCGCCTTGTTCGTGTTCTTTGAGCAGCTGCCTTTCTCCACCACGCTTTCCGTGATCGGCGTTATACTTGTAGCAGGCTTCTTTGTCACTTCTTCCGACTCCGGTTCGCTGGTAGTGGTGAGCCTGACCTCCGGCGGCAAGCTCAATCCACCGGTCGGCATACGTATTTTCTGGGCGTTGGCAGGCGGCGCTATCGCGGCAGTGCTACTGATCGGCGGCGGCCTGCAGGCGCTTCAAACTGCTGTCATCATCACGGGCCTGCCCTTTGCCATTATACTTTTGCTGATGTGCATCAGCCTGTACCGTGGCCTGAGCGAAGAGGCCGATGAGGAAGAAAGGCTCGGAAAGGCTCAACAGCGCAAGGCGTACCAGCAACTTTTAGCCGAAATGCTGGCCAAACGGGCCCGGAAACAGGACGCCAGAACAGCTGAAAGTATAAAAGACACTCCAATTTTACCCAAATCACCAAACCCAGATGAGCTATGA
- a CDS encoding SulP family inorganic anion transporter: protein MPEVTTEEKATTPDEEFHLPGLSVLRDAVQNAARKVPPRNKLQQDGIAALTTAVSSLPDGMANGLLAGVSPIYGLYACISGPLVGGLFSSTHLMMITATSASAIMAGQTIGSLPAEERGKVFFLLVVLIGVFQVIMGLLKMGRLTRFVSFSVMTGFLTGISVLLVMSQLPTATGYSPEGSNSIIRTFNLFRHINQVHLASVSMAALTILLAIFLQKTPLKKFFALIAIAIPSIIVFFAGLEEVKVVQDVGDITGGFPSLLVPPFSAISIEIITGALAVAIVILIQGAGVSQNVPNKNGTATSTSRDFVAQGAANIACGFFQGLPVGGSLGTTAVNVLARAQTRWSVILSGLAMALIVVVFSGIVAHTAMPSLGAMLILAGTRSIKLSDIASTWNSGWKSWPSLLAGGVTFGATLVLPIPTAVGIGVLLSAFLFITRTSTEISLVELRKREDGKIEEHKPPKTLKGNQVTVLNVYGNLFYAGARTLEHLLPKPGNVQNPVVILRLRGRTHLGATLISVLASYAAMLQDVKGKLYLTGVSDEVYREVKHSYKLRINGPVKAFKVSPELGLSTHNAVVDAEAWLLEDEEEPAAH from the coding sequence ATGCCAGAAGTTACTACTGAGGAAAAAGCAACGACGCCAGACGAGGAGTTTCACCTGCCCGGGCTTTCGGTGCTGCGTGATGCGGTACAAAATGCAGCCCGGAAAGTACCGCCGCGCAACAAGCTACAGCAGGATGGCATTGCCGCGCTGACAACTGCTGTCAGCAGTCTGCCGGATGGTATGGCGAACGGCCTGTTGGCAGGCGTTAGCCCTATCTACGGCCTATATGCCTGTATATCGGGCCCGTTGGTTGGCGGACTTTTTTCCAGTACCCATTTGATGATGATCACCGCCACGAGTGCTTCGGCCATCATGGCGGGCCAGACCATCGGTAGCTTGCCGGCGGAAGAGCGCGGGAAGGTATTTTTTCTGCTGGTGGTGCTCATTGGTGTTTTCCAGGTTATCATGGGGCTCTTGAAGATGGGGCGCTTGACCCGGTTTGTTTCCTTTTCGGTGATGACAGGTTTTCTGACCGGCATTTCAGTCTTATTAGTGATGAGCCAGCTCCCTACGGCTACCGGCTATTCCCCGGAAGGGAGTAACAGCATCATCCGGACCTTTAACCTGTTCAGGCATATCAACCAGGTGCATTTAGCTTCGGTAAGTATGGCTGCCTTAACCATTCTGCTGGCAATCTTCCTGCAGAAAACCCCGCTTAAAAAGTTCTTTGCTTTAATTGCCATCGCCATTCCGTCAATTATCGTTTTTTTTGCTGGGCTGGAAGAAGTAAAAGTCGTGCAGGATGTCGGCGACATTACCGGCGGTTTTCCTAGCCTGCTTGTGCCGCCGTTTTCCGCTATCAGCATCGAGATCATAACCGGGGCGTTGGCGGTAGCCATCGTCATTCTCATACAAGGGGCGGGGGTAAGCCAGAATGTGCCTAACAAAAATGGGACGGCTACCAGCACCTCCCGGGATTTTGTAGCGCAGGGAGCTGCTAATATTGCCTGCGGTTTCTTTCAGGGCCTTCCGGTAGGGGGATCTCTAGGCACCACGGCTGTTAATGTGCTGGCCAGGGCACAAACCAGGTGGTCCGTCATTCTTTCGGGGCTGGCAATGGCCCTGATCGTTGTTGTGTTTTCGGGTATTGTGGCGCATACGGCCATGCCTTCGCTGGGCGCCATGCTCATCCTGGCCGGCACCCGGAGCATCAAGCTTTCTGATATTGCTTCTACCTGGAATTCGGGCTGGAAATCATGGCCTTCGTTGCTGGCTGGAGGGGTTACTTTCGGAGCGACCCTGGTCTTACCTATACCTACTGCGGTAGGCATCGGCGTACTTCTTTCTGCCTTTCTATTTATTACACGTACCTCCACCGAAATATCGCTGGTGGAGCTCCGCAAGCGGGAAGATGGTAAAATAGAAGAGCACAAGCCACCCAAAACCCTGAAAGGGAACCAGGTAACCGTACTCAATGTGTATGGCAATTTATTCTATGCCGGGGCCCGCACATTAGAGCATCTGTTACCCAAACCAGGAAATGTCCAGAACCCCGTGGTGATACTGCGCCTGCGAGGCCGCACGCATCTGGGCGCTACCCTGATTTCGGTGCTAGCCAGCTATGCTGCCATGTTGCAGGATGTGAAGGGCAAACTCTACCTGACAGGAGTTAGTGATGAAGTATACAGAGAGGTGAAGCACTCCTACAAATTGCGCATCAACGGGCCGGTAAAAGCCTTTAAGGTGTCGCCTGAGCTTGGGCTCTCCACGCATAATGCGGTGGTGGATGCAGAAGCCTGGCTGCTGGAAGACGAAGAAGAACCCGCTGCTCACTAA